In one Agathobacter rectalis ATCC 33656 genomic region, the following are encoded:
- a CDS encoding LytR/AlgR family response regulator transcription factor: MNIIICDDRIDDRKNLSDLLSDYGEKKNYEFTITEYDSGEQLCEEQSALEACQLLFLDINMQGMDGLKTAMRIKEKYPKLPVVLVTAYMNYALDGYKVKASRFLLKDNLADTIEECMDDLIAEINKNRRILEFRFVEGTIKLYADDIIYIETELHKNVFYTEKGTFQIYKKLDELENEFKDMGFVRAHLSFLVNMRYITKISGYVMTLTTGKKIPVPKARYAQVKREYMLYKGEE, translated from the coding sequence ATGAACATTATTATTTGTGATGACAGGATAGATGACAGAAAAAATTTGTCAGATTTGCTGTCAGACTATGGTGAAAAAAAGAATTATGAGTTTACTATTACAGAATATGATTCTGGAGAACAGTTATGCGAAGAACAATCGGCTTTGGAAGCGTGTCAGCTATTATTTCTGGACATCAATATGCAGGGGATGGATGGGCTGAAAACAGCTATGAGGATTAAAGAAAAATATCCAAAACTTCCAGTTGTGCTGGTGACGGCATACATGAATTACGCACTGGATGGATATAAGGTGAAAGCAAGCCGTTTTCTGCTGAAAGATAACCTTGCAGATACTATAGAAGAATGTATGGATGATTTGATAGCAGAAATTAATAAAAACCGTAGGATTCTCGAATTTCGTTTTGTGGAAGGAACGATAAAACTTTATGCAGATGACATCATTTATATAGAAACAGAGCTTCACAAAAATGTATTTTATACAGAAAAAGGGACATTTCAGATTTATAAAAAACTGGATGAACTGGAAAATGAATTCAAGGATATGGGATTCGTGCGGGCACATCTAAGTTTTCTTGTAAATATGAGGTACATCACAAAAATCAGCGGTTATGTGATGACACTTACCACGGGAAAAAAGATTCCGGTTCCCAAGGCACGATATGCACAGGTAAAGAGGGAATATATGCTGTATAAGGGAGAAGAATAA